The sequence below is a genomic window from Haloferax mediterranei ATCC 33500.
GTTCGGACTCGCGACGCCGGGCGGGGTCGTTTCGGATACTGGCATCGCCGGGTTGACCCTCGGCGGCGGTATTGGCCATCTCCGCTGCAAATACGGGCTCAGCTGTGACAACCTCCGCTCGGTCGAACTCGTCACGGCCGACGGCGAGTTCCTGCGGGCGAGCGCGGATGAGAACCCCGAATTATTCTGGGGACTTCGTGGTGGTGGTGGTAACTTCGGGGTTGTCACGGCCTTCGAATACGAACTCCACCCTGTCGGTCCGGAGGTCGCGACCTGTCTCGTGTTCTACTCGGCGGACAAGTTGACCGAGTTGCTGCAAGCGTACCGCGGATTCGTCGCGACGGCCCCCGAAGAGATTAGTTCCCTCGTCTTCGCCGGTGAACTCCCGGACGAGGAGTTGTTTTCGGGTGCCGACGTTCACAGACAGAAGTTCGCCATCATGGGCTGTTACGCCGGCCCCCCCGACGTCGGCGAAGTCGAACTCGCACCCCTACGAGAGTTCGCAGAGCCGATTGCCGACTTCAGCGGCACTATGCCCTACACCGAATTCCAGCAACTCCTCGACGAGGAGTATCCGGACGGGATGCGCTACTACTGGAAATCGCTCTACCTCGACGGGCTTTCCAGAACCGCCATCGACCGAATCGAGTACTGGGCCGAAGCCGCACCGTCCCCGCTTTCGACGGTCGACGTCTGGCAACTCGGTGGCGCAATCGAGGACATCGGTATCGAAGAGAGTGCCTTCGCCGGTCGACACGCACCGTTCCTCCTCGGCGTGGAGGCGAATTGGGAGGATGCTGAACACGACGAGGCTAACGTTCAGTGGGTCCGCGACTGTCTCGACGACATGCGCCAGTTCTCCGACGGCTCGGTGTATCTGAACTTCCCGGGCTTCCTCGAAGAGGGCGACGAGATGATGCAGACCACATTCGGTCCGGCCTACGAACGGTTAGTCGCCTTGAAAGACGAGTACGACCCGACGAATCTGTTCAACCTAAATCAGAATATCGCGCCGTCCGAGGAGGTGTGAACCGACCACTGTCGGCATCGCACTCGGTTCCCTCACACAGAGCGAACCACTTTTCCGCCGATTAGTAAAACGGACTCTATGCAACAACTCGAGCAGTCTCTGCACGAAGCGCCCATCATCGACAAAGACGGCTACCACTATCTCGTCCACCCAATCAGCAACGGCGTCCCGATGCTCGACCCCGAACTCCTTCGGGAGGTCGTCATCGGAATTTCCCGCGTAGCAGACCTCGACGTGGACAAAATCGTCGCCCCGGAAGCGATGGGAATCCACATCGCCACCGCGCTCTCCCTGCAGACGGACATCCCCCTCGTCGTCATCCGCAAGCGCGAATACGGTCTCGATGGCGAAGTCGCACTCCACCAGACCACCGGCTACTCCGAATCGGAGATGTACATCAACGACGTCGAAGAGGGCGACCGCGTGCTCATCGTCGACGACCTGCTTTCGACCGGCGGCACGCTCGCGGCAATCTGTGACGCGCTCGACGACATCGGCGCGGACATCTCCGATATCGTCGTCGCCATTCGGAAGGTTGGCGAGACAGCGCTCGACGACACCGACTACGAGGCGACGAGTCTCATCGACATCACCGTCGACGGCGACGAAGTCACGATTCACTGACTGACGACGAGGTCGCCAGTTCGTCCGCTTTCTGCCCGGCTTCCGTTTTCTGCTTGTTCGACGCTAGTTGTCTGTCCACCTACGTCGGAATCCCAGTTGGGCGAAAGTATACAAGAATATGTATTGAACGTGTGCTTAGAAGGCCAAAAATGAGCTCGAACGCGAAACTATTATCTGAGGACACTCTGTTCGTGGTGAGTATAGATGTCAGCCGACAAAAGCGGGGAAATCGACCTCGAGTACGAACTCGACGACCGGCCACCGTGGCTGGAGTCGATTCTATTGGGGATACAGCACGTTGCGGTGATGATTGTACCGGCGACTGCGGTCGCATTCATCGTCGCGGGTGAAGTCGGACTCGACGCGGCCAATACCGCGTACATCGTTCAGATGGTGCTCCTATTTTCCGGGCTGGCGACCGTAGTGCAAGCCTACACCGTCGGTCCGGTCGGGTCGCGACTCCCCATCGTGATGGGGACGAGTTTCACGTTCGTCGGCGCGGCGGCGACAGTCGGAATCGACTACGGCTTGAGTGCGGTTTTCG
It includes:
- a CDS encoding FAD-binding oxidoreductase: MAQNALDDRLAEQFEGDLHGPLIRPGDSDYDDARAVWNGMIDKYPGLIAQCSGVADVIRSVNFARENDIPVSVRGGGHNVAGTAVCDDGLVIDCSEMTGVKVDPDAQTAWVQSGATWADLDHETQEFGLATPGGVVSDTGIAGLTLGGGIGHLRCKYGLSCDNLRSVELVTADGEFLRASADENPELFWGLRGGGGNFGVVTAFEYELHPVGPEVATCLVFYSADKLTELLQAYRGFVATAPEEISSLVFAGELPDEELFSGADVHRQKFAIMGCYAGPPDVGEVELAPLREFAEPIADFSGTMPYTEFQQLLDEEYPDGMRYYWKSLYLDGLSRTAIDRIEYWAEAAPSPLSTVDVWQLGGAIEDIGIEESAFAGRHAPFLLGVEANWEDAEHDEANVQWVRDCLDDMRQFSDGSVYLNFPGFLEEGDEMMQTTFGPAYERLVALKDEYDPTNLFNLNQNIAPSEEV
- the hpt gene encoding hypoxanthine/guanine phosphoribosyltransferase; this encodes MQQLEQSLHEAPIIDKDGYHYLVHPISNGVPMLDPELLREVVIGISRVADLDVDKIVAPEAMGIHIATALSLQTDIPLVVIRKREYGLDGEVALHQTTGYSESEMYINDVEEGDRVLIVDDLLSTGGTLAAICDALDDIGADISDIVVAIRKVGETALDDTDYEATSLIDITVDGDEVTIH